From the genome of Papaver somniferum cultivar HN1 chromosome 2, ASM357369v1, whole genome shotgun sequence, one region includes:
- the LOC113349855 gene encoding uncharacterized protein LOC113349855: protein MANFKGYSIREPVNRHGYQSDWLFGESNLGKVCYKWIVGTCLFLIFNSLHSVFDRGKEMSCIPTLDFTFGHQMNVWVMDFMLPGLITPNDIGDSSNLLVKLLQRRNYTNNLLLLLWVQIGGFHTVYKFLYCCEWLQFKMFAQNPEMLGNACSPLQLKCCQALMKLQLEALVLHVLIITMDPCNGFRSYIASVDRVSFHLLKVEYDELPSSIYHQVCSLDI from the exons ATGGCCAACTTCAAGGGTTATTCTATTCGTGAACCGGTTAACAGGCATGGTTACCAATCAGATTGGTTGTTTGGTGAATCAAATTTGGGTAAGGTTTGTTACAAATGGATTGTTGGTACATGTCTGTTCCTGATTTTCAATTCTCTCCATAGTGTGTTTGATCGTGGGAAAGAGATGTCTTGCATTCCTACACTTGATTTTACATTTGGACATCAAATGAATGTGTGGGTTATGGACTTCATGTTACCTGGGTTGATTACACCTAATGATATTGGTGATAGCAGTAACTTACTTGTCAAACTGTTGCAAAGGAGAAATTATACCAACAATTTGTTGTTGCTTCTGTGGGTACAAATTGGTGGATTTCATACTGTTTATAAATTCTTATATTGTTGTGAATGGTTGCAGTTCAAAATGTTTGCTCAAAATCCTGAGATGTTGGGAAATGCATGTTCTCCTTTGCAGCTGAAGTGTTGTCAGGCGTTAATGAAACTGCAACTCGAGGCCCTAGTTCTTCATGTATTGATAATTACTATGGATCCTTGTAATGGGTTTAGATCCTATATTGCATCAGTTGACAGGGTCTCTTTCCATTTGCTTAAAGTT GAATACGACGAGTTACCAAGTAGTATTTATCATCAAGTTTGCTCGCTGGATATATGA